A region from the uncultured Bacteroides sp. genome encodes:
- a CDS encoding N-acetylmuramoyl-L-alanine amidase, which translates to MKDSIIIHCSATREGQDITAADIDRWHRQRGFWSIGYHYVIRLDGTIEQGRDVCLEGAHCMGWNERSVGICYVGGLDGQGQPKDTRTDAQRASLIGLVKALRMVFPGIGQVLGHRDTSPDLDGNGIITPNEYLKACPCFDVLPEFANLK; encoded by the coding sequence ATGAAAGACAGTATCATTATTCACTGTTCGGCCACGCGGGAGGGGCAGGACATCACAGCGGCGGATATTGACCGCTGGCATCGGCAACGAGGTTTCTGGAGCATCGGTTATCATTACGTGATCCGGCTGGATGGCACCATAGAGCAGGGGCGCGATGTGTGTCTGGAGGGGGCGCACTGCATGGGCTGGAACGAGCGTTCCGTAGGCATCTGCTACGTTGGCGGGCTCGATGGGCAGGGGCAGCCCAAGGATACTCGCACGGATGCGCAGCGTGCTTCGCTGATCGGCTTGGTGAAGGCGTTGCGGATGGTTTTTCCGGGCATCGGGCAGGTGCTGGGCCATCGGGATACCAGTCCCGACCTCGACGGAAACGGCATCATCACCCCCAACGAGTACCTGAAGGCGTGTCCTTGTTTTGATGTTTTACCGGAGTTTGCAAACCTAAAATAG
- a CDS encoding zinc-binding alcohol dehydrogenase family protein — translation MKTVIMFQGNGMPQYTEDFPEPIVKNEDEILISVKAAAFKNLDKSMASGKHYTTEGDIQLAKVIGGDGVGLLANGRRVYALGVSGMMAEKAVVEKSRMIEIPEGLDDITAAALPNAVAGSAMALRFRAAIQPGETVLINGATGFTGKTAVQIAKYYGAGKIIVTGRNEQTLQLLLPLGADEIVSVSQNDESFIAQIKQIHNNTPIDIVIDYLWGHSAELILETLKGKGGFTHRTRFVSIGSITGDKIQLSSEILRSVDLQLSGSGMGSWTKEEMQKLLKEIVPEMFRLAADNKLKLETLNISLMDIDKLWELEVTDGKRLVVTM, via the coding sequence ATGAAAACAGTAATCATGTTTCAAGGTAACGGAATGCCTCAATATACAGAGGACTTCCCCGAACCAATTGTTAAGAATGAAGATGAAATTTTAATTTCAGTAAAAGCAGCAGCCTTCAAGAATCTGGATAAATCGATGGCAAGTGGTAAGCACTATACAACTGAAGGAGATATACAACTGGCAAAAGTAATTGGTGGCGATGGTGTAGGGCTATTGGCAAATGGAAGAAGGGTGTATGCATTAGGCGTTAGCGGAATGATGGCGGAAAAAGCCGTTGTTGAAAAAAGCAGAATGATAGAAATTCCCGAAGGTCTTGATGACATAACGGCTGCGGCTTTACCCAATGCAGTAGCAGGGTCGGCAATGGCTCTTCGTTTCAGGGCAGCGATACAACCCGGCGAAACCGTATTGATAAATGGAGCAACAGGATTTACAGGCAAAACGGCAGTCCAGATTGCCAAATATTATGGAGCCGGGAAGATTATAGTAACAGGTAGGAATGAGCAAACTTTACAATTATTATTGCCGTTGGGTGCCGACGAAATAGTTTCCGTAAGTCAAAATGACGAAAGTTTTATTGCTCAAATAAAACAAATTCACAATAACACGCCCATTGACATCGTCATTGATTATTTGTGGGGACACAGCGCTGAGTTAATTTTGGAAACATTGAAAGGGAAAGGTGGATTTACGCACAGAACACGTTTTGTTTCCATTGGCTCAATAACCGGAGATAAAATTCAACTTTCATCGGAGATTTTAAGAAGCGTTGATTTACAACTGTCGGGTTCAGGTATGGGCAGTTGGACAAAAGAAGAGATGCAGAAACTGCTTAAAGAAATTGTTCCCGAAATGTTCCGGCTTGCGGCTGACAATAAACTAAAACTCGAAACTCTAAACATTAGTTTGATGGACATCGATAAATTGTGGGAACTTGAAGTGACAGATGGAAAAAGGCTGGTAGTAACCATGTAA
- a CDS encoding DUF4373 domain-containing protein yields MARPLKNGLDYFPLDVDFLHDRKVRRIVRQNGCAGIAVVIALFCEIYRGKGYYVVWDEDLCFDVCDQTECVAEQVNSILKSCVQAGLFDPDLYASQHILTSCALQQRYIKINQDCKRKRSIDTAYCLFSVDEAPQKVVVSSEITEGEEGVSSEKTPQNKRKETKAQQSKVQHSKKEENRPQQTAFPPAGKAEEGAAPPAVKSPSISQTIDNKENIEVKPILKLNLDALNVKNAKTVEAINALSQRPELGGLNGVLWKVLSVQYRPLLVRKDNPGDYILWALNHPEMFEETYTHYLQKRRRG; encoded by the coding sequence ATGGCTCGTCCTTTAAAAAACGGATTGGATTATTTTCCGTTGGATGTCGACTTTCTGCACGACCGTAAAGTGCGGCGCATCGTCCGCCAAAACGGTTGCGCAGGCATTGCCGTCGTCATCGCCCTGTTCTGCGAAATCTATCGGGGCAAGGGCTACTATGTGGTGTGGGATGAAGACCTCTGCTTCGACGTTTGCGACCAGACGGAGTGCGTGGCAGAGCAGGTGAACAGCATCCTCAAAAGCTGTGTGCAAGCCGGATTGTTCGATCCCGATTTGTACGCCTCGCAGCACATTTTGACTTCTTGTGCCTTGCAGCAACGCTACATTAAAATCAATCAGGATTGCAAACGCAAACGCAGCATCGACACCGCTTATTGCCTTTTTTCTGTCGATGAAGCGCCGCAAAAAGTAGTAGTTTCTTCCGAAATAACGGAAGGTGAGGAGGGGGTTTCTTCCGAGAAAACGCCCCAAAACAAACGAAAGGAAACGAAAGCACAGCAGAGCAAAGTACAGCATAGCAAAAAAGAAGAAAACAGACCACAACAAACCGCCTTTCCGCCCGCGGGCAAAGCGGAAGAGGGAGCGGCTCCGCCTGCTGTAAAGAGTCCGTCTATTTCTCAAACGATTGATAATAAAGAGAATATAGAAGTAAAACCCATCTTGAAGCTGAACCTCGATGCGCTCAATGTGAAGAATGCCAAAACGGTGGAAGCCATCAATGCCCTGAGTCAGCGGCCCGAGCTGGGCGGGCTCAACGGCGTGCTGTGGAAGGTGCTTAGCGTGCAATACCGTCCGCTGCTGGTTCGTAAAGACAATCCGGGCGACTACATCCTCTGGGCGCTCAATCATCCCGAAATGTTTGAAGAAACGTACACTCATTATTTACAAAAAAGGCGAAGAGGATAA
- a CDS encoding Crp/Fnr family transcriptional regulator, protein MFEQFRNKFPLDDAKWVEYTNCFTRMEVPAKTVLIHEGDISDKTFLIEKGCIRAFLNDGEKDVTFQFFFENNIVASIESFRKQLPSLGAIETIEPSILWVIQKKDFDRIIHEIIEIPVLRDKVIDVIFERTYVYMKHHCSFISDTPQQRYLNLITETPQVIQRVPQHYIASYLGVSTVHLSRIKRKLVKG, encoded by the coding sequence ATGTTTGAACAATTCAGAAATAAATTTCCTCTGGACGATGCTAAATGGGTAGAATATACCAATTGCTTTACACGCATGGAGGTTCCAGCCAAGACTGTTCTTATACATGAAGGCGATATTTCGGACAAAACTTTCTTAATTGAAAAAGGATGTATACGGGCTTTTTTAAATGATGGGGAAAAAGATGTTACATTTCAATTTTTCTTTGAAAACAATATTGTTGCTTCTATTGAGAGTTTTAGAAAGCAACTGCCAAGTCTTGGGGCTATTGAAACGATCGAACCAAGTATATTATGGGTTATTCAGAAAAAAGACTTTGATAGAATCATTCATGAAATCATTGAGATCCCTGTTTTAAGAGATAAGGTTATCGATGTCATTTTTGAACGCACATATGTTTACATGAAGCATCATTGTTCTTTTATCAGTGATACTCCCCAACAACGATACCTTAACTTGATAACAGAGACACCGCAGGTTATTCAACGCGTACCTCAACATTACATTGCTTCCTATTTAGGAGTAAGTACAGTTCACCTCAGCCGGATAAAAAGAAAGTTAGTGAAGGGCTGA
- a CDS encoding DHCW motif cupin fold protein, with protein MANKENIPFQTIDWSSIPKVEYAGENGTATWQTLQFEGLRVRMVEYSKGYLANHWCQKGHILHCLEGELVSELESGEEFILSKDMTYIVSDELSSHRSHTKDGVKVLIIDGDFLKKK; from the coding sequence ATGGCAAATAAAGAAAATATTCCTTTTCAAACGATTGATTGGAGCTCAATCCCTAAGGTAGAATATGCCGGAGAAAACGGAACAGCAACGTGGCAGACTCTTCAATTTGAGGGGTTAAGAGTTAGAATGGTTGAATATTCAAAAGGATATCTGGCCAATCACTGGTGCCAGAAAGGGCACATTCTGCATTGCTTAGAGGGGGAACTTGTCAGCGAGCTAGAGAGTGGAGAGGAATTCATTCTAAGCAAAGACATGACTTATATTGTTTCGGATGAATTAAGTTCGCACCGCTCACATACCAAAGATGGGGTAAAGGTGCTCATCATTGATGGCGACTTTTTGAAGAAAAAGTAG
- a CDS encoding NUMOD4 domain-containing protein, translated as MENWRFIEGAEDYMVSDKGRVLSLKGKEKRMLKADIDHCGYECVCLCMKGLMIRHKVHRLVAKSFLFNARNLPEVNHLDGNKLNNGVTNLEWCDHYDNVQHALLHGLFNSKLKPCGVVNERGEVTRRYRSMSQLCKTEGLDARVLGTQFRMPGIFKKQYNVVLL; from the coding sequence ATGGAAAATTGGAGATTTATAGAAGGGGCGGAAGATTATATGGTGTCCGACAAGGGACGGGTGCTGAGCCTCAAAGGGAAGGAGAAACGGATGCTGAAAGCCGATATCGATCATTGTGGGTATGAGTGTGTTTGTCTCTGCATGAAAGGATTAATGATCAGGCACAAAGTGCATCGGCTGGTGGCGAAAAGTTTTTTGTTCAACGCACGAAATCTGCCTGAGGTGAATCATCTGGATGGTAATAAGCTGAATAATGGTGTCACGAATTTGGAGTGGTGCGACCATTACGATAATGTGCAGCATGCGTTGCTTCACGGTTTGTTTAACTCAAAACTCAAGCCTTGCGGGGTGGTGAACGAGCGGGGGGAGGTGACGCGTCGCTATCGGTCGATGTCGCAACTTTGCAAGACCGAAGGGCTGGATGCTCGCGTTCTGGGCACGCAGTTTCGCATGCCGGGTATCTTCAAAAAGCAATACAATGTGGTGTTGTTATAA
- a CDS encoding Fic family protein: protein MATIAELLATSLDVLKQVQQDSDFRIVRSSDLSPTHTKRLVANNFLKPIINGWYIVTDPRATPGDSTAWYASFWIFVTRYATQRYGNEWCLSAEQSLAIYSGSTIVPNQVLIRSPKGNNNVVKLISPTSIFNLNANLPSKTDSNNRYKLNLYPLAEAIIVATPAMYKNDSLTMRTVLAMVRDASEILKILVDTGQTVRAGRVAGAFRNIGRNDLADEIVDTMKRIGYDIREEDPFAEVVKVSLSPSPYATRLTLMWQKMREDVIANFSRSKTHLSAEEFLAQMEAQYELDAYHSLSIEGYRMTDELINKVKSGKWKPDGDDADSKNALAARGYWQAFQLVKKSISDILGGQKSADVTERDLSAWHGEMFMPCVTAGIIKPSDIVGYRSHQVYIHNSMHTPLNPDALLDAMSTLFDLLKRETDASVRAILGHFMFTYIHPYMNGNGRVGRFLMNTMLASGGYDWLIIPVEKRDEYMSALEKASTKSDIIPFAKFLSAI, encoded by the coding sequence ATGGCAACGATAGCAGAATTATTGGCAACCTCGCTAGATGTATTAAAGCAAGTGCAGCAAGATAGCGATTTCAGGATAGTTAGAAGCAGTGATTTGTCGCCAACTCACACCAAACGGCTCGTGGCAAACAATTTCTTAAAGCCTATCATAAATGGGTGGTATATCGTTACCGATCCGCGGGCAACGCCGGGCGACAGCACCGCTTGGTATGCATCGTTTTGGATTTTTGTCACTCGATATGCTACTCAGCGATATGGCAATGAGTGGTGTTTGTCTGCCGAGCAATCGTTGGCAATATACAGTGGTTCTACTATTGTGCCGAATCAGGTATTAATCAGATCTCCCAAGGGGAATAATAACGTTGTAAAGTTGATCTCGCCAACCTCAATCTTCAATTTGAATGCCAACTTGCCTTCGAAAACAGACTCTAACAATAGGTACAAGCTGAATCTGTACCCTCTGGCAGAAGCAATCATTGTTGCAACGCCGGCAATGTATAAAAATGATTCGCTCACAATGCGCACCGTACTTGCCATGGTTCGTGATGCTTCTGAAATTCTTAAAATATTAGTCGATACGGGGCAGACCGTTAGGGCAGGAAGAGTTGCCGGAGCTTTTAGAAATATCGGAAGAAATGATTTGGCCGACGAGATTGTCGATACCATGAAGCGCATCGGATATGATATTCGCGAGGAAGACCCGTTTGCGGAAGTGGTCAAGGTGAGCCTATCACCCTCCCCGTATGCAACTCGCCTTACGCTGATGTGGCAAAAGATGAGAGAAGATGTGATTGCCAATTTCTCGCGTTCCAAAACGCATCTTTCTGCCGAAGAGTTTTTAGCACAAATGGAAGCACAATACGAGTTGGACGCATACCATTCTCTGTCTATCGAAGGGTATCGGATGACGGACGAGCTCATCAATAAGGTGAAAAGTGGCAAATGGAAACCCGACGGAGATGACGCCGATTCCAAAAATGCGCTTGCAGCTCGTGGATATTGGCAAGCTTTTCAGCTGGTAAAAAAGAGTATTTCGGATATTCTCGGCGGTCAAAAGAGTGCAGATGTGACTGAACGTGATCTGTCTGCATGGCACGGCGAAATGTTCATGCCCTGCGTCACGGCAGGCATCATAAAACCGTCTGACATTGTAGGTTATCGCTCTCATCAGGTCTACATACACAATTCGATGCACACGCCGCTCAATCCTGATGCCCTTTTGGATGCAATGAGCACGCTGTTCGACCTGTTAAAAAGGGAGACGGATGCTTCCGTTAGGGCTATTTTAGGCCATTTTATGTTTACCTACATCCATCCTTATATGAATGGCAATGGTCGTGTAGGCCGATTTTTGATGAACACGATGCTGGCTTCCGGAGGATATGACTGGCTGATTATTCCTGTCGAAAAAAGAGACGAATATATGTCTGCTCTGGAGAAGGCGAGCACCAAAAGTGACATCATACCTTTTGCCAAATTCTTATCGGCTATATAA
- a CDS encoding SH3 beta-barrel fold-containing protein — protein sequence MEEKRNERRRLMFRAAAIQQENGFSKSAALLMAHGIERLIERMHGGEVTFSYTKEGGEVRRARGTLTNYEYSFKRPYVPRPENTFVAYFDLEKRGWRTFRAANFLRIEADE from the coding sequence ATGGAAGAAAAAAGAAACGAACGCAGGCGGCTGATGTTTAGAGCGGCGGCCATTCAGCAGGAGAACGGGTTTTCAAAGAGTGCTGCGTTACTGATGGCGCACGGCATTGAGCGGCTCATAGAGCGGATGCACGGGGGCGAGGTGACTTTTAGTTACACCAAGGAGGGCGGGGAGGTGCGCAGGGCACGGGGCACGCTCACTAATTATGAGTATTCTTTCAAGAGGCCTTATGTGCCGCGGCCGGAGAATACGTTTGTAGCGTACTTTGATCTCGAAAAACGAGGGTGGAGGACGTTTCGGGCGGCCAACTTTTTGAGAATCGAGGCGGATGAGTAG
- a CDS encoding DUF4248 domain-containing protein codes for MTRIKEKMENNDSMLYTTLTKTELAQMYLPELTPAVARRKLNEWILRNQPLTRALAQTGYTPSTRTLTPAQVRLIILHLGEP; via the coding sequence ATGACCAGAATCAAGGAAAAGATGGAAAACAACGATTCGATGCTCTACACCACGCTCACCAAAACGGAATTGGCGCAAATGTATCTGCCCGAGCTAACCCCCGCCGTGGCGCGTCGCAAACTCAACGAATGGATACTCCGCAACCAGCCTCTTACCCGCGCACTGGCGCAAACGGGATACACACCCAGCACGCGCACGCTCACTCCGGCACAAGTGCGGCTCATCATCTTGCACCTTGGCGAGCCGTGA
- a CDS encoding ParA family protein has product MRVVTFFNNKGGVGKTTTVYHVAWMLSEMGIRTIAVDLDPQSNLTSMFLSDERLENIYESGLSFTILDSIDPVFSGDPFVPVHIEEINDKLGLILGNLALSTFEDALSDAWLKCLNRDIYSFRVTSIFNTIIKEAAERFDAEIVLVDVGPNLGAINRAVTISSDYIIMPVASDLFSLQGIKNLGKMLIQWQTQWQQRKDLKPEKATFEIPQKVSKPAGYIVMQYSAKESRPVKSYLKWANRIPAVFSQYVLNSSTEVNYTVEDDDYCIALLKHYRSLAPMSMEAHKPIFLLKPADGAIGAHLYAVQKSYTEFKALTEKILSHCK; this is encoded by the coding sequence ATGAGAGTAGTTACATTTTTCAACAACAAAGGTGGGGTGGGAAAAACCACTACGGTGTATCATGTGGCATGGATGCTATCTGAAATGGGAATAAGAACGATTGCTGTAGATCTTGATCCGCAGTCCAATCTTACTTCTATGTTTCTTTCAGATGAAAGGTTAGAAAATATTTATGAAAGTGGCCTCTCGTTTACCATTCTTGATTCTATTGACCCTGTTTTTTCAGGAGATCCTTTTGTTCCTGTTCATATAGAAGAGATAAATGATAAATTAGGATTGATTCTTGGCAATCTTGCTTTGTCAACCTTTGAAGATGCACTCAGTGATGCTTGGCTCAAGTGCTTGAATCGCGATATTTATTCTTTTCGCGTGACCAGCATTTTTAATACTATCATCAAAGAGGCTGCCGAGCGTTTTGATGCTGAAATAGTGTTGGTGGATGTCGGCCCCAATCTTGGTGCGATAAATCGTGCGGTAACCATTAGTTCCGATTATATTATTATGCCCGTGGCCTCTGATTTGTTTTCTCTTCAAGGTATAAAGAATTTGGGAAAGATGCTTATTCAATGGCAAACACAGTGGCAGCAAAGAAAAGACCTAAAACCTGAAAAGGCGACATTTGAAATTCCGCAAAAGGTATCAAAACCTGCTGGATATATTGTCATGCAATATTCGGCAAAAGAGAGCCGTCCTGTAAAGTCTTATTTAAAATGGGCAAACAGAATTCCTGCGGTCTTTTCTCAATATGTATTGAACTCTTCTACCGAAGTGAATTATACGGTTGAAGATGATGACTATTGCATTGCGTTGTTGAAGCATTACAGAAGTTTGGCTCCCATGTCGATGGAGGCACATAAGCCCATCTTTTTGTTAAAACCTGCCGATGGGGCAATTGGCGCTCATCTATATGCTGTTCAAAAAAGCTATACGGAATTTAAAGCGCTCACTGAAAAAATTCTATCTCATTGTAAATAG
- a CDS encoding nucleotidyl transferase AbiEii/AbiGii toxin family protein, with the protein MSSYSKSDLERIAKESGFLRDNLEKVLRLVDVLDFFNTNPVLSDNLTLKGGTAINLTVFNLPRLSVDIDLDFIKECGREEMLVSRALINQEILSYMFTQGYTLSSNTKSPHSLDSWAFFYQNAGGNKDNIKIEINYSMRNHIYPMIQVSTNVDFIPSVDIQALTPLELFGSKIKALIERTAARDLYDVYNMINKSIFSDAELVSLRKVVLFYLAVGGSNAPKTVYSFEAIDKLKYPQIRAHLIPVLRKSEHFNFEEAKVVVKNFLTKLMVLTEREKEFVEAFNAQSYCPELLFDDEAIIKRIKEHPMAIWKTRAKTISLH; encoded by the coding sequence ATGAGCTCGTATAGTAAAAGTGATTTAGAAAGAATAGCTAAAGAGAGTGGCTTCCTTCGTGATAATTTGGAGAAAGTGCTCCGCTTAGTTGATGTTTTAGATTTCTTTAATACCAATCCTGTTCTGTCGGATAACTTGACCTTGAAAGGAGGAACTGCGATCAACTTAACCGTATTCAATCTACCGCGATTGTCTGTCGATATTGATTTAGATTTTATTAAAGAGTGCGGAAGAGAAGAAATGCTTGTAAGTAGAGCGTTGATAAATCAAGAGATTCTGAGTTATATGTTTACGCAGGGATATACACTTAGCTCAAATACGAAGAGTCCTCATTCACTTGATTCTTGGGCTTTTTTCTATCAAAATGCAGGAGGCAACAAGGACAATATAAAGATCGAAATCAACTATTCTATGAGAAATCATATCTATCCAATGATTCAAGTTTCTACAAATGTTGATTTTATTCCTTCTGTTGATATACAGGCTTTAACTCCTTTAGAGTTGTTTGGTAGTAAGATTAAAGCATTGATAGAAAGAACTGCCGCGCGTGACTTATATGATGTTTACAACATGATTAATAAGTCCATATTCTCGGATGCTGAGTTAGTATCATTGCGCAAAGTCGTTCTTTTTTATTTGGCAGTTGGTGGGAGTAATGCGCCTAAAACAGTGTATAGTTTTGAGGCTATTGATAAATTGAAATATCCCCAAATTCGGGCGCACTTAATTCCGGTATTACGTAAATCTGAACACTTTAATTTTGAGGAGGCAAAGGTAGTAGTGAAAAATTTCCTTACCAAACTAATGGTGCTTACAGAACGTGAAAAGGAATTTGTTGAAGCGTTTAATGCACAATCATATTGCCCGGAGCTTCTTTTTGACGATGAGGCGATTATAAAGCGGATTAAGGAGCATCCAATGGCGATTTGGAAGACAAGAGCTAAAACAATCTCTTTGCACTAA
- a CDS encoding ATP-binding protein, which yields MTIEEVQGLMEDLESDRIERTVSTREDKLGPASCALSNDFPNHKESGYILLGVDDKGKPSGMKIGDRELTEIGNVKSNGNVLPQPSLIVSPVFRIDGGDVVVIEIKPSLYPPVRYNGRCWIRVGPRRSVATVAEENLLVERRASYAKTYDLVPALGSEFADLSEEYFKLAYLPLAIDEETLRINGRTTKEQMAALRFFDMKNDCPTNAGILMFGINPLYQLPGAYIQYIKFRGEQVTDDVDFEKTFSGALISELKNIDDFIKSNIISERMVRKESFQEDKIRNYPYWALRELTMNAIMHRKYESNSPIYIYEFSNRIEIINPGGLFGDVNIHNFPNASDYRNVVMAESMKRLGYVNRFNYGVKRASEELVNSGNGEPKFDLDLVTKFKVTININTSW from the coding sequence ATGACGATAGAAGAAGTGCAGGGTTTAATGGAGGATTTAGAGTCTGACAGAATTGAAAGAACGGTTTCTACCAGAGAAGACAAGCTAGGGCCGGCTTCTTGTGCACTGTCCAATGATTTTCCTAATCATAAAGAATCAGGATATATCTTATTGGGTGTAGACGATAAAGGAAAACCGAGTGGAATGAAAATTGGCGACAGGGAATTGACCGAAATAGGAAATGTGAAGTCTAATGGAAACGTACTTCCCCAACCTTCTTTAATTGTGAGTCCTGTTTTCCGGATCGATGGCGGCGATGTTGTAGTTATCGAAATTAAGCCTTCACTTTATCCTCCCGTGCGTTATAATGGTCGATGCTGGATAAGAGTTGGCCCCAGAAGGTCCGTTGCCACGGTGGCTGAAGAAAATCTGCTGGTAGAGAGGAGGGCTTCTTATGCCAAAACGTACGATTTGGTTCCAGCTTTAGGATCTGAATTTGCTGATCTGAGCGAAGAGTATTTTAAGTTAGCCTACCTGCCTCTGGCCATTGACGAAGAAACGCTACGTATTAATGGCAGAACGACTAAAGAGCAGATGGCCGCACTTCGTTTCTTCGATATGAAGAATGATTGCCCTACTAATGCCGGTATTTTGATGTTTGGAATCAATCCATTGTATCAACTTCCGGGAGCATATATTCAGTATATCAAGTTTAGAGGAGAACAGGTTACTGATGACGTTGATTTTGAAAAAACTTTTTCGGGGGCATTGATTAGTGAATTGAAAAATATAGATGATTTCATCAAATCCAACATTATAAGCGAGAGGATGGTTCGTAAAGAATCTTTTCAAGAAGATAAAATTAGGAATTATCCCTATTGGGCATTGAGAGAGTTGACGATGAATGCCATCATGCACAGAAAATACGAATCAAATTCGCCTATTTATATTTACGAATTTTCAAACCGAATTGAAATAATCAATCCCGGTGGATTGTTTGGCGATGTTAATATACATAATTTTCCCAATGCGAGTGATTACAGAAATGTGGTGATGGCCGAGTCGATGAAAAGACTGGGTTACGTCAATCGCTTTAACTATGGCGTAAAGCGAGCTTCTGAAGAACTTGTGAATAGCGGAAACGGCGAGCCCAAATTTGATTTAGATCTGGTGACTAAATTTAAAGTTACGATAAACATTAACACATCGTGGTAA
- a CDS encoding type IV toxin-antitoxin system AbiEi family antitoxin: MQQYIEQLHSLKLFELKDIINLTGKKRSAQELLRNYAKRNLVVQIRRNLYSVTDLASKATIANKYEIGSHISQSSYISYHSALEYHGLAHQLFYNLSISSDSRFNDFDFEDIHYSYCKSNSSEGVEVPPMDSLVRVTSLERTIVDCLDRIDRSGGLEELVHSLAMIPYLNENKLQHYLAIYDKAFLYKKVGFILQLFQENLKLSADFISFCHQKGALHVKHLTDPSESGTFYRKWNIYAPENILSYLEQGNNELV; encoded by the coding sequence ATGCAGCAGTACATAGAGCAGCTACACTCTTTAAAGCTATTTGAGCTGAAAGATATCATTAATTTAACGGGAAAGAAACGATCGGCCCAAGAATTGTTGCGCAACTATGCCAAAAGGAATCTGGTTGTGCAAATTCGTCGCAATCTATATAGTGTGACAGACTTGGCGTCGAAAGCTACTATTGCCAATAAATACGAAATCGGAAGTCATATCTCTCAATCATCTTATATCTCTTACCATTCGGCGCTGGAATATCATGGACTGGCTCATCAGCTATTTTATAATCTGTCTATTTCTAGTGATAGCCGATTTAATGACTTCGATTTCGAGGATATACATTATTCGTATTGCAAATCAAATAGCTCGGAAGGAGTGGAAGTGCCCCCTATGGATTCTCTTGTTCGAGTGACAAGTTTGGAGCGGACTATTGTAGATTGCTTGGATAGGATTGATCGTTCGGGAGGATTGGAAGAATTGGTCCATAGTTTGGCGATGATTCCCTATTTGAATGAAAATAAATTGCAGCATTATTTAGCAATCTATGATAAGGCATTCCTTTACAAGAAAGTCGGATTCATTCTTCAACTCTTTCAGGAGAATCTTAAGTTGAGTGCCGATTTTATCTCTTTTTGTCATCAAAAAGGAGCACTACACGTTAAGCATCTCACTGATCCAAGCGAATCGGGTACTTTTTATAGAAAATGGAATATCTATGCTCCCGAAAACATTTTATCATACTTAGAACAAGGTAATAATGAGCTCGTATAG